Part of the Desulfobacterales bacterium genome is shown below.
CCTTCCTTTAAATCTATTTCATGGCACCTTTTCACCTTCTTAAGATGCCGCTGCAAATCGTCCACAATCATCACTGGTAACATGGTCACCCGGTCCTTATGTCCCTTCCCGTCCCGAACAACGATCTGCCGATAGCCGAAATCAACATCCTTCACCCGCAGCCGGACACATTCCATAACGTGGAGACCGGCGCCGTACAGCAATTGCCCCATAAGCCAGCAAACGCCCTCCAGCTGCAGCAAAATCTGCTTTGTCTCCTGCCGAGTAAAAACCACAGGCAATTTTTCCGGTTTTTTGGCGCGAATCAGATCCCCGAATTCACCCGGATCCTTTTTTATTACTTCTTTATAAAGGAACACAAG
Proteins encoded:
- a CDS encoding tyrosine-type recombinase/integrase, yielding LVFLYKEVIKKDPGEFGDLIRAKKPEKLPVVFTRQETKQILLQLEGVCWLMGQLLYGAGLHVMECVRLRVKDVDFGYRQIVVRDGKGHKDRVTMLPVMIVDDLQRHLKKVKRCHEIDLKEGFGTVYLPYAFAPFFSRCFAFCNLASIHF